The Methanobrevibacter arboriphilus JCM 13429 = DSM 1125 genome window below encodes:
- a CDS encoding 30S ribosomal protein S24e codes for MEIDILNKKENKVLDRTEVKFDCIYSGEATPKLLDVKSKLVALLDSNRDLIVVDSLQPHYGQTKASGYAKIYGSIESLENIETEHVLAKNKEAEVVENDESEESE; via the coding sequence ATGGAAATTGACATTTTAAATAAGAAAGAAAATAAAGTATTAGATAGAACTGAGGTTAAATTTGATTGTATTTACTCTGGTGAGGCTACACCTAAATTATTAGATGTTAAAAGTAAGTTAGTAGCTTTATTAGATTCTAATAGAGATTTAATTGTGGTTGATTCACTTCAACCTCACTATGGTCAAACTAAAGCTTCTGGCTATGCAAAGATTTATGGTTCAATTGAAAGTTTGGAAAATATTGAAACTGAACATGTATTAGCTAAAAATAAAGAAGCTGAAGTTGTTGAAAATGATGAATCTGAAGAATCAGAATAA
- a CDS encoding translation initiation factor IF-2 subunit gamma has protein sequence MKVQSDVNIGLVGHVDHGKTTLTKALSGIWTDTHSEETKRGISIRLGYADIEFRKCNKCGEPLCYTTAITCEHCGEETEFLRKVSFVDAPGHETLMATMLSGAAIMDGAVLVIAANEYCPQPQTKEHLMALDVIGVTDVIVVQNKIDIVSKERAIESYNEIQEFVKGTCAEGAPIIPVSAQQGANIDILIDAIDKKIKTPIRDPNKPSRMHVARSFDINKPGSHPNDIKGGVIGGTLIQGTLKEGQDIEIRPGIENKRGGKNAWISLKSKIIGLNAGGEDVDEVGPGGLIGVATKLDPSLTKADSLSGSVAGEIGTLPDVLHSFEMETHLLDRVVGTKEERDVAPIIIKEPLMINCGTTTTIGVVTKVKGNVQVTLKLPVCADKGDRVALSRRVGARWRLIGYGIIQ, from the coding sequence GTGAAAGTACAGTCTGATGTTAACATAGGGCTAGTGGGTCATGTCGATCATGGTAAAACAACTCTTACCAAAGCATTATCAGGTATCTGGACAGATACTCACAGCGAAGAAACAAAAAGAGGCATATCTATTCGTTTAGGTTATGCTGATATTGAATTTAGAAAATGTAACAAGTGTGGTGAACCTTTATGTTATACCACAGCAATAACTTGTGAACATTGTGGAGAAGAAACTGAATTTTTAAGAAAAGTATCTTTTGTTGATGCTCCTGGACATGAAACTCTTATGGCTACTATGTTATCTGGTGCTGCAATAATGGATGGTGCAGTTCTTGTAATAGCTGCTAATGAATACTGTCCTCAACCTCAAACTAAAGAACATTTAATGGCTCTTGATGTTATTGGAGTAACTGATGTTATTGTTGTTCAAAATAAAATAGATATAGTTTCTAAAGAAAGAGCTATTGAGAGTTATAATGAGATTCAAGAGTTTGTAAAAGGTACTTGTGCAGAAGGTGCACCAATTATCCCTGTTTCAGCTCAACAAGGAGCTAATATTGATATATTGATTGATGCTATTGATAAAAAAATTAAAACTCCAATTAGGGATCCAAATAAACCTTCTAGAATGCATGTTGCTAGGTCTTTTGATATTAATAAACCTGGTTCTCATCCTAATGATATTAAAGGAGGAGTTATCGGTGGAACTTTGATTCAAGGTACATTAAAAGAAGGTCAAGATATTGAAATCCGTCCTGGTATTGAAAATAAAAGAGGTGGAAAAAATGCTTGGATCTCTTTAAAATCGAAAATAATTGGATTAAATGCTGGTGGAGAAGATGTTGATGAAGTTGGACCTGGAGGACTTATAGGTGTAGCTACTAAATTAGATCCTTCACTTACAAAAGCAGATTCTCTTTCTGGTTCTGTAGCTGGAGAAATTGGAACTCTTCCAGATGTTTTACATAGTTTTGAAATGGAAACTCATCTTTTAGATCGTGTTGTTGGTACTAAAGAAGAAAGAGATGTAGCTCCAATTATAATTAAAGAGCCTTTAATGATAAATTGTGGTACAACTACTACAATTGGTGTTGTAACAAAAGTTAAAGGTAATGTCCAAGTAACTTTAAAATTACCTGTTTGTGCTGACAAAGGGGATAGAGTAGCTTTGAGTCGTAGAGTTGGAGCTCGTTGGAGATTGATTGGTTATGGAATTATCCAATGA
- a CDS encoding inorganic diphosphatase, which translates to MNLWTELNPGSEFPEVINAVIEIPKGSRNKYEYDKDMEAFALDRVLYSSVVYPADYGFIPQTVYDDGDPMDIMVLMEQPTFPGCVIASKPIGIMGMIDGGDKDYKILAVPVDDPKFKDINDISDVPSHILDEIAEFFKTYKNLEGKEVEVLNWDNAEMAKKEAIRSIDLYKEKY; encoded by the coding sequence ATGAATTTATGGACTGAATTAAATCCCGGATCTGAATTTCCTGAAGTAATAAATGCAGTAATCGAAATTCCTAAAGGATCAAGAAACAAGTATGAATATGATAAAGATATGGAAGCTTTTGCTTTAGACAGAGTTTTGTACTCTTCAGTAGTTTATCCTGCTGATTATGGGTTTATTCCTCAAACTGTTTATGATGATGGGGATCCTATGGATATTATGGTATTAATGGAACAACCAACTTTTCCAGGTTGTGTTATTGCTTCAAAACCAATTGGAATAATGGGGATGATTGATGGTGGAGATAAAGATTATAAAATCTTAGCTGTTCCTGTGGATGATCCTAAATTCAAAGATATTAATGATATATCTGATGTTCCATCACATATCTTAGATGAGATTGCAGAGTTCTTTAAAACTTATAAAAATCTTGAAGGTAAAGAAGTGGAAGTCCTTAATTGGGATAATGCTGAAATGGCTAAAAAAGAAGCTATTAGGTCTATTGACTTGTATAAAGAGAAATATTAG
- a CDS encoding right-handed parallel beta-helix repeat-containing protein — MFTINRLFKPIIFVICVLFIFLALSSVSAANHNFTTANNTEQFQSVINNDNDNDLVISFDDGDYVDWGQLNISRNATIVGKNRGGAKFTTSSVDTLFNINATNVKIINLTISGYATAIKSNCSDLTVSDNNITTSGVSINLSSSGSANPITGVVIKDNIIKSSISADYRGAVSLFGKSADKTVFDVLFSGNNITGVYSGVYLGNGSYNSPVSSANLVFENNNIAGTSVLGVYLCAYSSNNINISFANNNITGISGPGVYLGVYSSNNTNITFVNNNITGTSSLGVSLSAYSNNNTNITFANNNITGTSRGVYLDAYSSNNTNYILCQ; from the coding sequence ATGTTTACAATAAATAGACTTTTTAAGCCAATTATTTTTGTTATATGTGTTTTATTTATCTTTTTAGCTTTATCTAGTGTTAGTGCAGCTAATCATAATTTTACTACAGCTAATAATACTGAACAGTTTCAAAGTGTTATTAATAATGATAATGATAATGATTTGGTGATTAGTTTTGATGATGGTGATTATGTTGATTGGGGTCAGCTTAATATTAGTCGTAATGCTACTATTGTTGGTAAAAATCGTGGTGGTGCTAAATTCACAACATCTAGTGTTGATACTTTGTTTAATATTAATGCTACTAATGTAAAGATTATTAATTTAACTATTAGTGGTTATGCTACAGCTATAAAATCTAATTGTAGTGATTTGACTGTTAGTGATAATAATATTACTACTTCTGGTGTTAGTATTAATTTAAGTAGTAGTGGTAGTGCTAATCCTATAACAGGTGTTGTTATTAAGGATAATATTATTAAATCCAGTATATCTGCTGATTATCGTGGTGCTGTTTCTTTATTCGGTAAATCTGCTGATAAGACTGTTTTTGATGTTTTATTTAGTGGTAATAATATAACTGGTGTTTATTCTGGTGTATACTTAGGTAATGGTAGTTATAATAGTCCTGTTTCGTCTGCTAATTTGGTTTTTGAAAACAACAACATCGCAGGAACATCCGTCCTTGGTGTTTATCTGTGTGCATACAGCAGCAACAACATCAATATATCCTTTGCCAATAACAACATCACAGGAATATCCGGCCCTGGTGTTTATCTGGGTGTATACAGCAGCAACAACACCAATATAACCTTCGTCAATAACAACATCACAGGAACATCCAGCCTTGGTGTTTCTCTGTCTGCATACAGCAACAACAACACCAATATAACCTTCGCCAACAACAACATCACAGGAACATCACGTGGTGTTTATCTGGATGCATACAGCAGCAACAATACCAATTATATCCTTTGCCAATAA
- a CDS encoding 30S ribosomal protein S27ae, whose protein sequence is MKKSTLYEVDGDKLKRKNPFCPRCSGGVFMADHGDRYACGKCGYTEIKSKE, encoded by the coding sequence ATGAAAAAATCTACACTTTACGAAGTTGATGGTGATAAATTAAAAAGGAAAAATCCTTTTTGTCCTCGTTGTTCTGGTGGTGTATTTATGGCTGATCATGGTGATAGATATGCTTGTGGAAAATGTGGATACACTGAGATTAAAAGTAAAGAATAA
- the spt4 gene encoding transcription elongation factor subunit Spt4, whose translation MKACTSCKRISTRERCPVCNNPTSTNWSGLLIIVDPENSDIAKELNIELPGEYALRVR comes from the coding sequence ATTAAAGCTTGTACTTCATGTAAAAGAATATCTACTAGAGAACGTTGTCCAGTTTGTAATAATCCTACTTCAACTAATTGGAGTGGTCTTTTAATAATCGTAGATCCAGAAAATTCTGATATAGCTAAAGAATTAAATATTGAATTACCTGGGGAATATGCTCTAAGAGTAAGATGA
- a CDS encoding type II toxin-antitoxin system VapC family toxin: MIPFQFNVDIIDELEKAFPSYKLATTKFIINELVGLKKNLKGKNRVAAGIGLKIAKSGVVEIKDVSLNKDESVDDALIRISKVLATNDIELKKRARKKGIPVVYLRQKKYVVFDGYLE; this comes from the coding sequence ATGATTCCCTTTCAGTTCAATGTTGATATAATAGATGAACTTGAAAAAGCTTTTCCTTCTTATAAATTAGCTACTACAAAATTTATAATAAATGAGTTGGTTGGTTTAAAGAAAAATTTAAAAGGCAAAAATAGGGTTGCAGCAGGAATTGGTCTTAAAATAGCTAAATCTGGAGTTGTTGAGATAAAAGATGTTTCTCTAAATAAAGATGAATCTGTTGATGATGCTTTAATTAGAATTTCAAAAGTTTTAGCAACAAATGATATTGAACTAAAAAAAAGAGCAAGAAAAAAAGGTATACCTGTTGTTTATTTGCGTCAAAAGAAATATGTTGTCTTTGATGGATATTTGGAATAG
- a CDS encoding GTP-dependent dephospho-CoA kinase family protein has product MIVLILDETDRNEFKRPLGKLYPFFEDALPEIISSKFLISVGDETTNNLHSKNIYPNISIIDNLIQRKIHNNKIIHNNEFNNTENVLFTKNPPGTITDELWETIDLAIKKATNNDLKQLIVVEGEEDLAVLPCIVMAPDNAVILYGQPNEGLVFLNVFEVKKRANELLKLFKKVDN; this is encoded by the coding sequence ATAATAGTGTTAATATTAGATGAAACTGATAGAAATGAGTTTAAAAGGCCATTAGGTAAATTATATCCTTTCTTTGAAGATGCTTTACCTGAAATTATTTCATCTAAATTTTTAATATCTGTTGGAGATGAGACTACTAATAATCTTCACAGTAAAAATATTTATCCAAATATTAGTATAATTGATAATTTAATTCAAAGAAAAATTCATAATAATAAAATAATTCATAATAATGAATTTAATAATACTGAAAATGTTTTATTTACAAAAAATCCTCCAGGAACTATTACTGATGAACTATGGGAAACCATAGATCTAGCTATTAAAAAAGCAACAAATAATGATTTAAAGCAGCTAATTGTTGTAGAAGGGGAAGAAGATCTTGCAGTTCTTCCATGTATTGTTATGGCTCCTGATAATGCAGTTATTTTATATGGGCAACCTAATGAAGGATTAGTATTTTTAAATGTTTTTGAAGTAAAAAAAAGAGCTAATGAACTACTTAAATTGTTCAAAAAAGTAGATAATTGA
- a CDS encoding DNA-directed RNA polymerase, whose amino-acid sequence MYYLTKIEDTVRIPPYKFEDPLEEVAIETLNETYNGRLDKKLGLLVSVNNIEVIGEGKVIMGDGAAYHEVVFNAVFFKPELYEIINGEVIEIAEFGAFIRIGPMDGLVHVSQVTDDYINYDSKRGALLAKESKKTLEEGNFVRARIVAVSLKGKSTKETRIGLTMRQPNLGRFEWIEDEKNKSKK is encoded by the coding sequence TTGTACTATTTAACAAAAATTGAGGATACTGTGAGAATTCCTCCTTATAAGTTTGAGGATCCTCTAGAAGAAGTAGCTATTGAAACTCTTAATGAAACTTATAACGGCAGACTTGATAAAAAATTAGGCTTGCTTGTTAGTGTTAACAATATAGAGGTCATTGGTGAAGGTAAAGTAATAATGGGTGATGGTGCTGCTTATCATGAAGTAGTTTTCAATGCAGTGTTCTTCAAACCTGAATTATATGAAATAATTAATGGTGAAGTAATTGAGATAGCTGAATTTGGAGCTTTTATTCGTATTGGTCCAATGGATGGTTTAGTTCATGTTTCTCAAGTCACCGACGATTATATTAATTATGATTCTAAAAGAGGAGCATTACTTGCTAAAGAATCTAAAAAAACTCTTGAAGAAGGAAACTTTGTCAGAGCTAGAATTGTTGCTGTTAGTTTAAAAGGTAAATCCACTAAAGAAACTAGAATTGGGCTTACTATGAGACAGCCTAACTTAGGAAGGTTTGAGTGGATTGAAGATGAGAAAAATAAAAGTAAAAAATAA